The Candidatus Palauibacter australiensis sequence CCGCGGACTTCGCGTGGGGCACGAGCAGCCGTTCCTCCCGCCTCGTTCACGGCGGCCTGCGCTACCTGGAGCACTTCGAGTTCGACCTCGTATTCGAGGCGAGCCAGGAGCGGCGGACCCTGCTCCGCATCGCGACCCATCTGGTCCGGCCGCTGGAGTTCCACTTTCCCATCTTCCGGGACGGGCGCATCGGCCGGACGAAGCTGGACGCGGGGATGTGGCTCTACGACGCGCTCTCGCTGTTCCGGAACATCGAACGCCATCAGATGCTCGACGCCGAGGCCATGCTCGCCCGCGAACCGGGGCTGCGCGCCGAGGGGCTGCTCGGGGGCGCGCGCTATTTCGACGCCCAGGTCGACGATGCACGGCTCGTTCTCACGACCATCGTGGCGGCCGTGGAGGCCGGCGCGACCGTGGTCAACCGGGCCGAGGTCGTACGCCTCGACGCCTCCGACTGGCCGGGCCACCGGGCGCTGGTGAGAGACGCGGAGAGCGGACGGGAGGTGGGCGTCGACGCCCTTGCGATCGTCAACGCGACCGGCGCTTGGGCCGAGCAGTTGCTCGACCGCGTCACCGCGGGCCCGCCGGGGCCCGGCCCGGGCGATGGCGCGGCGCCCGCCGTGCGCATCCGACCCTCGCGGGGGACGCATATCCACGTGGCGCGCGAACGGGTGGGGCACTCCGGCGCCCTGATCTTCGAGGCGCCCCAGGACGGTCGCGTGATGTTCATCCTCCCCTGGCGGGAGGACCTGACCCTCATCGGCACCACGGACGAGTTCTTCGACGGCCCGCCGCACGAGGTCGCGGCCACCCCCGAAGACATCGCCTACCTGCTCGAGGCCACCCGTCGCCTTCTCCCCGCGTCAAAGCTGATACCGGAAGATGTGATCAGCGCCTGGGCCGGCCTGCGGCCGCTCGTCGCGCCGCCCGCGGACGGTGCCGACGAGGGCGCCGTGTCGAGGGAGTTCGAGGTCCATCAGCGTCCCCCGGGCGTCTTCACCCTGAGCGGAGGAAAGCTGACCTCTCACCGGCACATGGCCGAGGCGACGGTGGACCGCGTGCAGGCGTTCCTCGCGCCGGCGGGCGTGAAGGCGCTTCGGAAGGTCGACACGGACAAGGTCCCGCTCCCCGGCGCGCGGTTCCGCGATCTGGACGCGCTCCGCGCCCGGATTCGGACGCGTGCCCGCGCGCAGGGACTCGAGCGCGCCTCCGCCGACCGCCTCACGCGCGCGTACGGGACGAGAGCGAACCGGGTTCTCGACCTGGTGGAGCGAAACCCGGGGCTTCGCGAGCGGGTCGTCGCGGAGAGGCCGCACCTTCTGGCCGAAGCGGTGTATTCGGTGCGGAGCGAGATGGCGCTTCACGTGGAGGACATTCTCTTTCGGCGGATGCGGGTGGGCCATGAGACGCGCTCCGGGACACCGGAGGCCGCGCGCCGCGTCGCGGAGGTCGTAGCTCCGGAGCTGGACTGGACGGAGGAACGCAAGGCGGAGGAAGTGAAACGGGCGCTGACCTTCAGGGCGGTGGACGACGGCGCGATCCGCGAGCTGGCGGCCCGCGCGAAGGGGGTACGCTGAACCGGCGGCCTTGCCGGTCAGGCTGCGCTCTTTCCGTCCTCGCGTGGTTCGCGGCGGCGTGCGCTCCGGCCGACGACCCGCAGGATTCATCCGGAGTCCCGCCCGATTCCGTGCCGTCTGACGGCGCTGTCGCGCCCGCTCCGCCCGCGCCGCTGGCGGGCGAGGGTCCGACCCGCGAATACCGGATCCTGCTGGTCAATCCGCTCGACATCGACGCGTACGTCTCCGCCGCCGCCGGAGCCGGGAACGTGGTGCTCGATACCGTGCCGCGCCGGGATTCCGTCCGTGTGAACATTCGGGTGCGCGCCGACCTCGTCCGCCTCGAGGCCCGTGGTGCGGAAGGCATACTCCTGGCGGAGACCGACCTCGCGCTGGCCCGCGAGACCCTCAACCGCTGGGTCATCGGGACCGACGCTCCCTCCCGGCGTGTCACCTTCGGGTCGGAGAGTTCGTTAAACGGCAGGAAGGCCTTATACTATGGGAGCGATCTGTGTCCGGATCCGGCGTTACGTGCGGCGTTAGGTGTGGGGACGATGGAGGAGGGGGGACGCCATGAAGAAGCTCAGGATCGCACTGGCGCTCGTCGCGAGCATCGCGATGATCGTCGTCGGGCAGCGTCAGGTCAGCCAGAAGGATGTGCGGGCGCAGAAGGCCGACATCCAGGGAGTCGACTCCGAAAACGAGGCCTTGTTCATCTAGCTCGACGGCCGGCGGCCTCGCCGGTCCTTCCGTCCGAAGCACCGTCGGGCACTCTCGCGTCCGACGGTGACGGAGCATGACAGGTGCGGGGCGCCGGATGAATGCTGCTAGCAGTCCGTGGAGAAACCCTGCGTCAGCGCCGAGAGCGGTGGGGCGTCGTGTCGCCGTGGTGCTGTGCGCCGTGGGGCTCGCCGCATGCTCCGGAGAGAGCTTCGGCCCGTTGACCGGGTTCTCGAATTGCTCGCTCCCGCTCACGAACTTCACGGACGCCGGCGCCGAGCGCTCGGGTATTCCGGCGCTCACGAATCCGGATGTCGCCACGCGGCTCATCGCGCCCCACGTCGGTTACGTAAATCGCAGCGACATGGTGATCGGGCTCGAATTCAACGGCCAGCCCCTCGCCATACCGCTGAAGCTCCTCTGGTACCACGAGGTTCTGAACCTGCAGGCCGAAGTCGACGCGGCCGATTCGAACGCGACGGGAGAGCGGCTCACGATCACCTATTCGCCGCTTACGGGGTCGGTCAGCGTCTTCGATCCGAGGCGGAGCGACACGCCCGATTTCGCGGTATCCAACTACGTTCTCGACAACAACCTCGTGATGGACGACGGCTCCGGGACGCTCTACCCCCAATTGACGCGCTCCGCCACATGCGGCCCACGGGACGGCAGCAGCCTGACGCGCGTGCCGTACGAGTTGATGCTGTATGGGGCTTGGCTCCAGGTCTTTCTGGACACCTGGGTCGCGACACGCGCGACGGGGCACGACTTCCTCTACACGCTCTACCCGTACGGGAACTATCGAGACCCGGACAACGCGTCACTCTTCTATCCGACGTCCGCTCCGATCGATCCACGCCGAAAGCCGAAGGAGCGCGTGGTCGGCGTTCCGTCGGGAACCGGCGGCGTCGCGTTCGCCATCGGCGACCTCAGAGAAGTCGCGGCCCGGGACCAGGAAGGTCAGAACACGTTCGTTTGGGCCGCGAGCGCCAAGGCTGGCGGAGAGCCGGTCGTCGCGTTCTGGAACTCTCGCGCGCAGAGCGCGCGGATCTACCGGGCTCGAGCCAACGGGCGGCCGCTCACGTTCGAGGTCGTCGATGGTCGCCGGCAGGACGTGGAGACGGGGAGCGTGTGGAATTTCGGGGGCGAGGCCGTGGATGGACCGCTGGAGGGCGAAAAGCTCGAAGCTCATCCCGAGGCGTACCACGCGTTCTGGTTCGCCTGGGCGGCGTTCCAGCCGGACACGGAGGTGTGGGTCCCCCCGATTCCTCTCACCGGCTCCGCCGACTTCGTTCCGGCAGAAGATGCGACGCTGCTGCCGCCGGATCCGGACCTGATGAGACAGCGCCAGCGCTGAGTCGCGCCGCCGCCCTTGTTCGAGGTCGGTGATATCCGGCCCGCGTCAGCGCGTCCCGGGCAGCGCGGGCATCGAATACTTCTCAAGCCAGGCGAAACCGAGTTCGTCGCTTCGGACCAGGTAGGCGCTTGCGGCTCCGAAGGCGACGAGCCGCCGATCCTCGGGCAGTTCCACCTGCGCGACGCGCTTCCCGCCGCCGTCGAACACGTCGTACCGGTGCGCTTCCCCCGCCGGCACATGACGCCGGACCCACGCCCGCCCTTCCGCATCGACCGCAACCGCCCCGGCCGGAATGACCGGCTTCGCATCGGGCCACTCGAAATCGGAGGGATCCGCATTGCCCGCGCCCGAAGGGGCGCGGCTCATGGACATCCGCATCCCGCTCCCGTCGTCCGTGGCCTCGACACGCAGACCTCCCCCGAGCTCCTCGAGCCACTCCTCCTGGTCCGCCCGCCGAACCCGCACCGGTTCGTAGGGGATCTCGGGCCCCCGCGTGACCCCGCCCGCGCGATCCAGCCACTCCAGCCGGTATCCGTCCGCTCGCGCGACCGCCACCCGGCCGTCCCAGGCCACGTTCCACGCGTCCTGGTTGGAGAACGGCACGGGCCGGATGTTCACGCTGCGGTTGTTGGCATCCCCCGACTCGACCCGCGTCTGCGCCGCAAGCCGCACCCGTCCGACCTCGGAGATCTCGCCCGTCGCCGGATCGAAGCGCGCCACGGCGGCCGAATCCGACGTGCCCGCCATCCCGTCGAGTCGCCGCTGAAAGTAGATCCCGCCTTCGCGGTCGGTCCCCACCGGGATCATCATCGTCATCCCGGTATTCGGCGCACCCTGAGCGATGGGCCAGGTC is a genomic window containing:
- a CDS encoding glycerol-3-phosphate dehydrogenase/oxidase, coding for MTPVTAPGRAERFRSLAETAYDILVIGGGISGAAVARDAARRGFRTALVEAADFAWGTSSRSSRLVHGGLRYLEHFEFDLVFEASQERRTLLRIATHLVRPLEFHFPIFRDGRIGRTKLDAGMWLYDALSLFRNIERHQMLDAEAMLAREPGLRAEGLLGGARYFDAQVDDARLVLTTIVAAVEAGATVVNRAEVVRLDASDWPGHRALVRDAESGREVGVDALAIVNATGAWAEQLLDRVTAGPPGPGPGDGAAPAVRIRPSRGTHIHVARERVGHSGALIFEAPQDGRVMFILPWREDLTLIGTTDEFFDGPPHEVAATPEDIAYLLEATRRLLPASKLIPEDVISAWAGLRPLVAPPADGADEGAVSREFEVHQRPPGVFTLSGGKLTSHRHMAEATVDRVQAFLAPAGVKALRKVDTDKVPLPGARFRDLDALRARIRTRARAQGLERASADRLTRAYGTRANRVLDLVERNPGLRERVVAERPHLLAEAVYSVRSEMALHVEDILFRRMRVGHETRSGTPEAARRVAEVVAPELDWTEERKAEEVKRALTFRAVDDGAIRELAARAKGVR
- a CDS encoding DUF3179 domain-containing (seleno)protein, with the protein product MGRRVAVVLCAVGLAACSGESFGPLTGFSNCSLPLTNFTDAGAERSGIPALTNPDVATRLIAPHVGYVNRSDMVIGLEFNGQPLAIPLKLLWYHEVLNLQAEVDAADSNATGERLTITYSPLTGSVSVFDPRRSDTPDFAVSNYVLDNNLVMDDGSGTLYPQLTRSATCGPRDGSSLTRVPYELMLYGAWLQVFLDTWVATRATGHDFLYTLYPYGNYRDPDNASLFYPTSAPIDPRRKPKERVVGVPSGTGGVAFAIGDLREVAARDQEGQNTFVWAASAKAGGEPVVAFWNSRAQSARIYRARANGRPLTFEVVDGRRQDVETGSVWNFGGEAVDGPLEGEKLEAHPEAYHAFWFAWAAFQPDTEVWVPPIPLTGSADFVPAEDATLLPPDPDLMRQRQR